From a single Accipiter gentilis chromosome 8, bAccGen1.1, whole genome shotgun sequence genomic region:
- the TNFAIP8L1 gene encoding tumor necrosis factor alpha-induced protein 8-like protein 1 isoform X1 → MAERLAAPPARAPRASGARCTVRCPAKAMPAFPAASHSRSRAGRDFCHPCQEMSFSSGEVFTQWLPLWPHPARHTRAGPGGSRCCLHPWQRARDGYCKRRRASFLLLLLCHPNAEMDTFSTKNLALQAQKKLLSKMATKTIANVFIDDTSSEILDELYRATKEYTHNRKEAQKIIKNLIKIVMKLGVLYRNGQFNPEELVVMERFRKKVHTLAMTAVSFHQIDFTFDRRVMSGVLTECRDLLHEAVNGHLTAKSHSRINHVFNHFADYEFLSALYGPSEPYRTHLKRICEGVNKMLEEDNI, encoded by the exons ATGGCCGAGCGCTTGGCAGCACCGCCGGCACGAGCGCCAAGAGCGAGCGGAGCAAGATGCACCGTGCGGTGCCCGGCCAAGGCGATGCCAGCGTTCCCCGCAGCATCCCATTCTCGGAGCCGTGCTGGCCGCGATTTTTGCCATCCTTGCCAAGAAATGAGTTTTTCCTCCGGCGAGGTGTTTACTCAGTGGCTTCCTCTCTGGCCTCACCCTGCTCGGCACACACGCGCCGGACCTGGCGGCTCTCGGTGCTGTTTGCACCCATGGCAACGTGCGAGGGACGGCTATTGCAAAAGGCGGCGCgcgtccttcctcctcctcctcctctgccaccccaACGCTG AGATGGACACCTTCAGCACCAAGAACCTGGCCCTGCAGGCCCAGAAGAAGCTCTTGAGCAAGATGGCTACCAAGACCATAGCCAACGTCTTCATTGATGACACCAGCAGCGAGATCTTGGATGAGCTCTACCGGGCCACCAAGGAGTACACCCACAACCGCAAAGAGGCCCAGAAGATCATCAAAAATCTCATCAAGATAGTCATGAAGTTGGGCGTGCTCTACCGCAATGGGCAGTTCAACCCTGAGGAGCTGGTGGTGATGGAGCGTTTTCGCAAGAAGGTGCATACCTTGGCCATGACAGCTGTCAGCTTCCACCAGATAGACTTCACCTTTGACCGCAGGGTCATGTCGGGTGTGCTGACGGAGTGCCGGGACCTGCTGCACGAGGCTGTCAACGGCCACCTGACGGCCAAATCCCACTCCCGCATCAACCACGTCTTCAATCACTTTGCGGACTATGAGTTCCTCTCGGCTCTCTACGGGCCGTCCGAGCCCTACCGCACCCACCTGAAGAGGATCTGCGAAGGGGTTAACAAGATGCTGGAAGAGGACAACATATGA
- the TNFAIP8L1 gene encoding tumor necrosis factor alpha-induced protein 8-like protein 1 isoform X3: MGEMDTFSTKNLALQAQKKLLSKMATKTIANVFIDDTSSEILDELYRATKEYTHNRKEAQKIIKNLIKIVMKLGVLYRNGQFNPEELVVMERFRKKVHTLAMTAVSFHQIDFTFDRRVMSGVLTECRDLLHEAVNGHLTAKSHSRINHVFNHFADYEFLSALYGPSEPYRTHLKRICEGVNKMLEEDNI; encoded by the exons ATGGGAG AGATGGACACCTTCAGCACCAAGAACCTGGCCCTGCAGGCCCAGAAGAAGCTCTTGAGCAAGATGGCTACCAAGACCATAGCCAACGTCTTCATTGATGACACCAGCAGCGAGATCTTGGATGAGCTCTACCGGGCCACCAAGGAGTACACCCACAACCGCAAAGAGGCCCAGAAGATCATCAAAAATCTCATCAAGATAGTCATGAAGTTGGGCGTGCTCTACCGCAATGGGCAGTTCAACCCTGAGGAGCTGGTGGTGATGGAGCGTTTTCGCAAGAAGGTGCATACCTTGGCCATGACAGCTGTCAGCTTCCACCAGATAGACTTCACCTTTGACCGCAGGGTCATGTCGGGTGTGCTGACGGAGTGCCGGGACCTGCTGCACGAGGCTGTCAACGGCCACCTGACGGCCAAATCCCACTCCCGCATCAACCACGTCTTCAATCACTTTGCGGACTATGAGTTCCTCTCGGCTCTCTACGGGCCGTCCGAGCCCTACCGCACCCACCTGAAGAGGATCTGCGAAGGGGTTAACAAGATGCTGGAAGAGGACAACATATGA
- the TNFAIP8L1 gene encoding tumor necrosis factor alpha-induced protein 8-like protein 1 isoform X2 has translation MICSSAISRGKMHLQEMDTFSTKNLALQAQKKLLSKMATKTIANVFIDDTSSEILDELYRATKEYTHNRKEAQKIIKNLIKIVMKLGVLYRNGQFNPEELVVMERFRKKVHTLAMTAVSFHQIDFTFDRRVMSGVLTECRDLLHEAVNGHLTAKSHSRINHVFNHFADYEFLSALYGPSEPYRTHLKRICEGVNKMLEEDNI, from the exons ATGATTTGCAGCTCTGCGATTTCCCGGGGCAAGATGCATCTCCAGG AGATGGACACCTTCAGCACCAAGAACCTGGCCCTGCAGGCCCAGAAGAAGCTCTTGAGCAAGATGGCTACCAAGACCATAGCCAACGTCTTCATTGATGACACCAGCAGCGAGATCTTGGATGAGCTCTACCGGGCCACCAAGGAGTACACCCACAACCGCAAAGAGGCCCAGAAGATCATCAAAAATCTCATCAAGATAGTCATGAAGTTGGGCGTGCTCTACCGCAATGGGCAGTTCAACCCTGAGGAGCTGGTGGTGATGGAGCGTTTTCGCAAGAAGGTGCATACCTTGGCCATGACAGCTGTCAGCTTCCACCAGATAGACTTCACCTTTGACCGCAGGGTCATGTCGGGTGTGCTGACGGAGTGCCGGGACCTGCTGCACGAGGCTGTCAACGGCCACCTGACGGCCAAATCCCACTCCCGCATCAACCACGTCTTCAATCACTTTGCGGACTATGAGTTCCTCTCGGCTCTCTACGGGCCGTCCGAGCCCTACCGCACCCACCTGAAGAGGATCTGCGAAGGGGTTAACAAGATGCTGGAAGAGGACAACATATGA
- the TNFAIP8L1 gene encoding tumor necrosis factor alpha-induced protein 8-like protein 1 isoform X4, with amino-acid sequence MDTFSTKNLALQAQKKLLSKMATKTIANVFIDDTSSEILDELYRATKEYTHNRKEAQKIIKNLIKIVMKLGVLYRNGQFNPEELVVMERFRKKVHTLAMTAVSFHQIDFTFDRRVMSGVLTECRDLLHEAVNGHLTAKSHSRINHVFNHFADYEFLSALYGPSEPYRTHLKRICEGVNKMLEEDNI; translated from the coding sequence ATGGACACCTTCAGCACCAAGAACCTGGCCCTGCAGGCCCAGAAGAAGCTCTTGAGCAAGATGGCTACCAAGACCATAGCCAACGTCTTCATTGATGACACCAGCAGCGAGATCTTGGATGAGCTCTACCGGGCCACCAAGGAGTACACCCACAACCGCAAAGAGGCCCAGAAGATCATCAAAAATCTCATCAAGATAGTCATGAAGTTGGGCGTGCTCTACCGCAATGGGCAGTTCAACCCTGAGGAGCTGGTGGTGATGGAGCGTTTTCGCAAGAAGGTGCATACCTTGGCCATGACAGCTGTCAGCTTCCACCAGATAGACTTCACCTTTGACCGCAGGGTCATGTCGGGTGTGCTGACGGAGTGCCGGGACCTGCTGCACGAGGCTGTCAACGGCCACCTGACGGCCAAATCCCACTCCCGCATCAACCACGTCTTCAATCACTTTGCGGACTATGAGTTCCTCTCGGCTCTCTACGGGCCGTCCGAGCCCTACCGCACCCACCTGAAGAGGATCTGCGAAGGGGTTAACAAGATGCTGGAAGAGGACAACATATGA
- the MYDGF gene encoding myeloid-derived growth factor isoform X2, producing MAAPSGRSDRRLWAALVPAALLCLAVRAAEEPSTADFDVRPGGEVHSFSRSLGDYTCTFTYSAQGGTNEQWQMNIGVSEDNLLFSCSVWRPQGKSYLFFTQFKAEVKGAKIEYAMAYSQAAVGGQSDIPLKQEEFEITETTVSHREGKFRFELSKLMIVAKTPRDEL from the exons atggcggcgcccagcGGAAGGAGCGATCGGCGGCTGTGGGCCGCGCTGGTGCCCGCCGCCCTGCTGTGTCTGGCGGTCCGGGCAGCGGAGGAACCGAGCACGGCCGACTTCGACGTACGGCCCGGCGGGGAGGTTCACTCCTTCTCCCGGAGCCTG gGGGATTACACCTGCACCTTCACATACTCAGCTCAGGGAGGAACAAACGAG CAATGGCAGATGAACATTGGAGTCAGTGAAGAcaacctgctcttctcctgctctGTCTGGAG GCCCCAAGGGAAGTCTTATCTCTTCTTTACCCAGTTTAAAGCTGAAGTGAAAGGAGCCAAGATAGAGTATGCCATGGCTTAT TCTCAAGCTGCAGTGGGTGGACAAAGTGACATCCCCTTAAAACAGGAAGAATTTGAAATCACCGAAACAACAG tgTCTCACAGGGAAGGCAAGTTCCGTTTCGAACTGTCCAAACTCATGATTGTAGCAAAAACACCCCGTGACGAGCTGTGA
- the MYDGF gene encoding myeloid-derived growth factor isoform X1 has protein sequence MAAGAPAERPRPVLTPPARRSPGFLYKMAAPSGRSDRRLWAALVPAALLCLAVRAAEEPSTADFDVRPGGEVHSFSRSLGDYTCTFTYSAQGGTNEQWQMNIGVSEDNLLFSCSVWRPQGKSYLFFTQFKAEVKGAKIEYAMAYSQAAVGGQSDIPLKQEEFEITETTVSHREGKFRFELSKLMIVAKTPRDEL, from the exons atggccgccggGGCGCCCGCTGAGCGGCCGCGGCCCGTATTGACCCCTCCCGCCCGCCGTAGCCCAGGCTTCCTTTacaagatggcggcgcccagcGGAAGGAGCGATCGGCGGCTGTGGGCCGCGCTGGTGCCCGCCGCCCTGCTGTGTCTGGCGGTCCGGGCAGCGGAGGAACCGAGCACGGCCGACTTCGACGTACGGCCCGGCGGGGAGGTTCACTCCTTCTCCCGGAGCCTG gGGGATTACACCTGCACCTTCACATACTCAGCTCAGGGAGGAACAAACGAG CAATGGCAGATGAACATTGGAGTCAGTGAAGAcaacctgctcttctcctgctctGTCTGGAG GCCCCAAGGGAAGTCTTATCTCTTCTTTACCCAGTTTAAAGCTGAAGTGAAAGGAGCCAAGATAGAGTATGCCATGGCTTAT TCTCAAGCTGCAGTGGGTGGACAAAGTGACATCCCCTTAAAACAGGAAGAATTTGAAATCACCGAAACAACAG tgTCTCACAGGGAAGGCAAGTTCCGTTTCGAACTGTCCAAACTCATGATTGTAGCAAAAACACCCCGTGACGAGCTGTGA
- the LOC126042196 gene encoding procathepsin L-like isoform X3, translated as MGLSLGDPSDPNSRRCPQLGAMALRLGLLLALLGCTTAPDPALEEAWEGWKSLHAKEYPGETEATRREVWEKNLRRIQQHNWEETQGQHAFRLAMNHYGDLTDEEFNQLLNGFTLVRQEKPAPLFQASAALKTPVEVDWRAKGYVTPVKNQGHCGSCWAFSATGALEGLVFNWTGKLTVLSEQNLIDCSRKLGNNGCHGGYMTRAFQYVHDNGGLNSEHVYPYTAMDTSSCRYNPQDRAANCSTIWLVAQGSEVALEQAVATVGPVSVAVDASSFHFHFYKSGIFSSMFCSQRVNHGMLAVGYGTSQERGRNVSYWILKNSWSEVWGERGYIRLLKGADNQCGVANQASFPVL; from the exons ATGGGGCTCAGCCTGGGGGACCCCTCTGACCCCAACTCTCGCCGTTGCCCCCAGCTGGGTGCCATGGCCCtgcggctggggctgctgctggccctgctgggcTGCACCACGGCACCAGATCCTGCCCTGGAGGAGGCCTGGGAAGGGTGGAAGAGCCTCCACGCCAAGGAGTACCCAGGG GAGACTGAGGCTACCCGCCGggaggtctgggagaagaacctacGGCGCATCCAGCAGCACAACTGGGAGGAGACGCAGGGGCAGCACGCCTTCCGCCTGGCCATGAACCACTACGGGGACCTG ACCGACGAGGAGTTTAACCAGCTCCTGAATGGCTTCACCCTGGTGCGGCAGGAGAAGCCAGCACCACTCTTCCAAGCGTCAGCAGCCCTGAAGACCCCGGTGGAGGTGGACTGGCGGGCGAAGGGCTATGTGACACCCGTAAAGAACCAG GGTCACTGCGGGTCATGCTGGGCGTTCAGTGCCACAGGGGCCTTGGAGGGGCTCGTCTTCAACTGGACCGGGAAGCTGACGGTGCTGAGTGAGCAGAATCTCATTGACTGCTCCCGAAAGCTGGGCAACAACGGCTGCCACGGCGGCTACATGACCCGCGCCTTCCAGTACGTGCACGACAATGGTGGCTTGAACTCGGAGCACGTCTATCCCTACACGGCCATG gACACCTCCAGCTGCCGATACAACCCGCAGGACAGGGCGGCCAACTGCTCCACCATCTGGCTGGTGGCCCAGGGCAGCGAGGTGGCACTGGAGCAGGCGGTGGCGACCGTGGGCCCTGTGTCCGTGGCGGTGGACGCCAGCAGCTTCCACTTCCACTTCTACAAGTCGG gcatctTCAGCAGCATGTTTTGCAGCCAGCGGGTGAACCACGGGATGCTGGCCGTGGGCTACGGCACGAGCCAGGAGCGTGGGCGCAACGTGAGCTACTGGATCTTAAAGAACAG CTGGTCGGAGGTGTGGGGCGAGCGGGGCTACATCCGTCTGCTGAAGGGTGCCGACAACCAGTGCGGGGTGGCCAACCAAGCCAGCTTCCCCGTGCTGTGA
- the LOC126042196 gene encoding procathepsin L-like isoform X4, producing MALRLGLLLALLGCTTAPDPALEEAWEGWKSLHAKEYPGETEATRREVWEKNLRRIQQHNWEETQGQHAFRLAMNHYGDLTDEEFNQLLNGFTLVRQEKPAPLFQASAALKTPVEVDWRAKGYVTPVKNQGHCGSCWAFSATGALEGLVFNWTGKLTVLSEQNLIDCSRKLGNNGCHGGYMTRAFQYVHDNGGLNSEHVYPYTAMDTSSCRYNPQDRAANCSTIWLVAQGSEVALEQAVATVGPVSVAVDASSFHFHFYKSGIFSSMFCSQRVNHGMLAVGYGTSQERGRNVSYWILKNSWSEVWGERGYIRLLKGADNQCGVANQASFPVL from the exons ATGGCCCtgcggctggggctgctgctggccctgctgggcTGCACCACGGCACCAGATCCTGCCCTGGAGGAGGCCTGGGAAGGGTGGAAGAGCCTCCACGCCAAGGAGTACCCAGGG GAGACTGAGGCTACCCGCCGggaggtctgggagaagaacctacGGCGCATCCAGCAGCACAACTGGGAGGAGACGCAGGGGCAGCACGCCTTCCGCCTGGCCATGAACCACTACGGGGACCTG ACCGACGAGGAGTTTAACCAGCTCCTGAATGGCTTCACCCTGGTGCGGCAGGAGAAGCCAGCACCACTCTTCCAAGCGTCAGCAGCCCTGAAGACCCCGGTGGAGGTGGACTGGCGGGCGAAGGGCTATGTGACACCCGTAAAGAACCAG GGTCACTGCGGGTCATGCTGGGCGTTCAGTGCCACAGGGGCCTTGGAGGGGCTCGTCTTCAACTGGACCGGGAAGCTGACGGTGCTGAGTGAGCAGAATCTCATTGACTGCTCCCGAAAGCTGGGCAACAACGGCTGCCACGGCGGCTACATGACCCGCGCCTTCCAGTACGTGCACGACAATGGTGGCTTGAACTCGGAGCACGTCTATCCCTACACGGCCATG gACACCTCCAGCTGCCGATACAACCCGCAGGACAGGGCGGCCAACTGCTCCACCATCTGGCTGGTGGCCCAGGGCAGCGAGGTGGCACTGGAGCAGGCGGTGGCGACCGTGGGCCCTGTGTCCGTGGCGGTGGACGCCAGCAGCTTCCACTTCCACTTCTACAAGTCGG gcatctTCAGCAGCATGTTTTGCAGCCAGCGGGTGAACCACGGGATGCTGGCCGTGGGCTACGGCACGAGCCAGGAGCGTGGGCGCAACGTGAGCTACTGGATCTTAAAGAACAG CTGGTCGGAGGTGTGGGGCGAGCGGGGCTACATCCGTCTGCTGAAGGGTGCCGACAACCAGTGCGGGGTGGCCAACCAAGCCAGCTTCCCCGTGCTGTGA
- the LOC126042196 gene encoding procathepsin L-like isoform X1, translating into MGLSLGDPSDPNSRRCPQLGAMALRLGLLLALLGCTTAPDPALEEAWEGWKSLHAKEYPGETEATRREVWEKNLRRIQQHNWEETQGQHAFRLAMNHYGDLTDEEFNQLLNGFTLVRQEKPAPLFQASAALKTPVEVDWRAKGYVTPVKNQGHCGSCWAFSATGALEGLVFNWTGKLTVLSEQNLIDCSRKLGNNGCHGGYMTRAFQYVHDNGGLNSEHVYPYTAMVREGGRPWGHSRAVPVGPSPDVTLSPSSQDTSSCRYNPQDRAANCSTIWLVAQGSEVALEQAVATVGPVSVAVDASSFHFHFYKSGIFSSMFCSQRVNHGMLAVGYGTSQERGRNVSYWILKNSWSEVWGERGYIRLLKGADNQCGVANQASFPVL; encoded by the exons ATGGGGCTCAGCCTGGGGGACCCCTCTGACCCCAACTCTCGCCGTTGCCCCCAGCTGGGTGCCATGGCCCtgcggctggggctgctgctggccctgctgggcTGCACCACGGCACCAGATCCTGCCCTGGAGGAGGCCTGGGAAGGGTGGAAGAGCCTCCACGCCAAGGAGTACCCAGGG GAGACTGAGGCTACCCGCCGggaggtctgggagaagaacctacGGCGCATCCAGCAGCACAACTGGGAGGAGACGCAGGGGCAGCACGCCTTCCGCCTGGCCATGAACCACTACGGGGACCTG ACCGACGAGGAGTTTAACCAGCTCCTGAATGGCTTCACCCTGGTGCGGCAGGAGAAGCCAGCACCACTCTTCCAAGCGTCAGCAGCCCTGAAGACCCCGGTGGAGGTGGACTGGCGGGCGAAGGGCTATGTGACACCCGTAAAGAACCAG GGTCACTGCGGGTCATGCTGGGCGTTCAGTGCCACAGGGGCCTTGGAGGGGCTCGTCTTCAACTGGACCGGGAAGCTGACGGTGCTGAGTGAGCAGAATCTCATTGACTGCTCCCGAAAGCTGGGCAACAACGGCTGCCACGGCGGCTACATGACCCGCGCCTTCCAGTACGTGCACGACAATGGTGGCTTGAACTCGGAGCACGTCTATCCCTACACGGCCATGGTAAGGGAAGGCGGGCGGCCCTGGGGACACAGCAGAGCAGTGCCAGTGGGTCCCAGCCCCGATgtcactctctctccctcctctcaggACACCTCCAGCTGCCGATACAACCCGCAGGACAGGGCGGCCAACTGCTCCACCATCTGGCTGGTGGCCCAGGGCAGCGAGGTGGCACTGGAGCAGGCGGTGGCGACCGTGGGCCCTGTGTCCGTGGCGGTGGACGCCAGCAGCTTCCACTTCCACTTCTACAAGTCGG gcatctTCAGCAGCATGTTTTGCAGCCAGCGGGTGAACCACGGGATGCTGGCCGTGGGCTACGGCACGAGCCAGGAGCGTGGGCGCAACGTGAGCTACTGGATCTTAAAGAACAG CTGGTCGGAGGTGTGGGGCGAGCGGGGCTACATCCGTCTGCTGAAGGGTGCCGACAACCAGTGCGGGGTGGCCAACCAAGCCAGCTTCCCCGTGCTGTGA
- the LOC126042196 gene encoding procathepsin L-like isoform X2, producing MLGAMALRLGLLLALLGCTTAPDPALEEAWEGWKSLHAKEYPGETEATRREVWEKNLRRIQQHNWEETQGQHAFRLAMNHYGDLTDEEFNQLLNGFTLVRQEKPAPLFQASAALKTPVEVDWRAKGYVTPVKNQGHCGSCWAFSATGALEGLVFNWTGKLTVLSEQNLIDCSRKLGNNGCHGGYMTRAFQYVHDNGGLNSEHVYPYTAMVREGGRPWGHSRAVPVGPSPDVTLSPSSQDTSSCRYNPQDRAANCSTIWLVAQGSEVALEQAVATVGPVSVAVDASSFHFHFYKSGIFSSMFCSQRVNHGMLAVGYGTSQERGRNVSYWILKNSWSEVWGERGYIRLLKGADNQCGVANQASFPVL from the exons ATG CTGGGTGCCATGGCCCtgcggctggggctgctgctggccctgctgggcTGCACCACGGCACCAGATCCTGCCCTGGAGGAGGCCTGGGAAGGGTGGAAGAGCCTCCACGCCAAGGAGTACCCAGGG GAGACTGAGGCTACCCGCCGggaggtctgggagaagaacctacGGCGCATCCAGCAGCACAACTGGGAGGAGACGCAGGGGCAGCACGCCTTCCGCCTGGCCATGAACCACTACGGGGACCTG ACCGACGAGGAGTTTAACCAGCTCCTGAATGGCTTCACCCTGGTGCGGCAGGAGAAGCCAGCACCACTCTTCCAAGCGTCAGCAGCCCTGAAGACCCCGGTGGAGGTGGACTGGCGGGCGAAGGGCTATGTGACACCCGTAAAGAACCAG GGTCACTGCGGGTCATGCTGGGCGTTCAGTGCCACAGGGGCCTTGGAGGGGCTCGTCTTCAACTGGACCGGGAAGCTGACGGTGCTGAGTGAGCAGAATCTCATTGACTGCTCCCGAAAGCTGGGCAACAACGGCTGCCACGGCGGCTACATGACCCGCGCCTTCCAGTACGTGCACGACAATGGTGGCTTGAACTCGGAGCACGTCTATCCCTACACGGCCATGGTAAGGGAAGGCGGGCGGCCCTGGGGACACAGCAGAGCAGTGCCAGTGGGTCCCAGCCCCGATgtcactctctctccctcctctcaggACACCTCCAGCTGCCGATACAACCCGCAGGACAGGGCGGCCAACTGCTCCACCATCTGGCTGGTGGCCCAGGGCAGCGAGGTGGCACTGGAGCAGGCGGTGGCGACCGTGGGCCCTGTGTCCGTGGCGGTGGACGCCAGCAGCTTCCACTTCCACTTCTACAAGTCGG gcatctTCAGCAGCATGTTTTGCAGCCAGCGGGTGAACCACGGGATGCTGGCCGTGGGCTACGGCACGAGCCAGGAGCGTGGGCGCAACGTGAGCTACTGGATCTTAAAGAACAG CTGGTCGGAGGTGTGGGGCGAGCGGGGCTACATCCGTCTGCTGAAGGGTGCCGACAACCAGTGCGGGGTGGCCAACCAAGCCAGCTTCCCCGTGCTGTGA